A single region of the Eremothecium gossypii ATCC 10895 chromosome V, complete sequence genome encodes:
- the REX4 gene encoding putative 3'-5' exonuclease (Syntenic homolog of Saccharomyces cerevisiae YOL080C (REX4)), whose product MVLSSNWSKLSKTQEKRVKKAEHGKSDGKSDGKTAGVGSRASGTPPETAQRRKSKAKTSKIMEMVAKMNREMANSRQNSAEKNEVQKGALEEKISVDMAQSGKAGKVGSVGKFVAMDCEFVGVGPDGKESVLARVSVVNYYGQEVLDLYVRPKEKVTDWRTWVSGITPAHMKQAVTLEEAQRRVAAMLKNRVLIGHGLHHDLEMLMVSHPKAQIRDTSMHGPFREKYGAGKTPSLKKLAREVLNIDIQGKEHSSVEDARAALLLYKSDKVEFERLHQQRFSRRKA is encoded by the coding sequence ATGGTTCTCTCATCGAACTGGAGCAAGCTCAGCAAAACTCAGGAGAAGAGGGTCAAGAAGGCAGAGCATGGCAAGAGCGATGGCAAGAGCGATGGCAAGACGGCCGGCGTAGGTAGCCGGGCATCGGGGACGCCTCCAGAAaccgcgcagcgccgcaaAAGCAAGGCCAAGACGTCTAAGATAATGGAGATGGTGGCCAAGATGAACAGGGAAATGGCGAACTCACGCCAGAACAGCGCAGAGAAAAATGAGGTGCAGAAGGGAGCGCTCGAGGAAAAGATATCCGTGGACATGGCACAGAGCGGCAAGGCGGGCAAGGTCGGCAGCGTGGGGAAATTTGTGGCGATGGACTGCGAGTTCGTGGGGGTGGGGCCGGACGGCAAGGAGTCGGTGCTTGCGCGGGTGTCGGTGGTGAACTACTACGGGCAGGAGGTGCTGGATCTGTACGTGAGGCCGAAGGAAAAGGTGACGGACTGGCGAACGTGGGTGAGCGGGATCACACCGGCGCACATGAAGCAGGCGGTGACGCTGGAGGAGGCACAGCGGAGGGTAGCGGCGATGCTCAAGAACCGCGTGCTGATCGGGCACGGGCTGCACCACGACCTGGAGATGCTGATGGTGTCGCACCCGAAGGCGCAGATACGGGACACCTCGATGCATGGGCCGTTCCGCGAGAAGTACGGAGCGGGCAAGACACCGAGCCTCAAGAAGCTGGCGCGGGAGGTGCTGAACATAGACATCCAGGGCAAGGAGCACTCGTCGGTGGAGGACGCCAGGGCCGCGCTGCTCCTGTACAAGTCGGATAAGGTTGAGTTCGAGCGGTTGCACCAGCAGCGATTTAGCCGCAGGAAGGCGTGA